The following are encoded together in the Hydractinia symbiolongicarpus strain clone_291-10 chromosome 14, HSymV2.1, whole genome shotgun sequence genome:
- the LOC130626125 gene encoding uncharacterized protein LOC130626125 — protein MLQLWLSVFFGLFPLIHTANRVLFPPPAQRHNPLTSLIKYDVKRFPLKRDGLEPYIPVNYILNDKNYCYGRYCWQGNAKCIGYSCCVCQCKNGGTYLSRYHGCKQAEQIRLPGHISLNKNEIILDEQCKFATKKIGFTYVPLFSNSKNFKNIEIYSTNNLINGTECRAGPVYVYDYHGHQLLYHWNECNEMFRVSTNDGKYFLQWTSENYNHWKLLRGNLVSLRITCRKNDSINHVKISSCLLFQVEGTYSKDAGFKKPNAIVSKHACSSSTGYLSHGNSSIIATAFRDSVSRIPLNVVAGLLAGIASFSICFFFGVLLLLIMHRNRKFTEKEYAAFSKETLLQRDEIKVHSDESLYSKIHTEPHYEKVWSRHKLDKYIHHLDGENFIYDDVSQCTRKSTRWQREQETQLNDLHISERRYENFNNPRKTVSV, from the exons ATGTTACAGT tatggTTATCAGTATTTTTTGGGTTATTTCCACTGATTCACACTGCAAATCGAGTGCTGTTTCCACCCCCAGCGCAACGTCACAACCCACTAACATCGCTAATTAAATACGACGTTAAACGGTTTCCTTTAAAAAGAGATGGTCTGGAGCCGTACATTCCGGTAAATTACATCTTGAAtgacaaaaattattgttatgGCCGATATTGCTGGCAAGGCAATGCAAAGTGTATTGGTTACTCTTGTTGCGTATGTCAATGTAAAAATGGTGGAACATATTTATCACGTTACCATGGTTGCAAACAAGCTGAACAAATTCGCTTACCCGGTCACATCTCGCtgaacaaaaatgaaataatcctAG ATGAACAGTGCAAATTCGCGACAAAGAAAATTGGATTTACTTATGTTCCCTTATTTTCTAActctaaaaatttcaaaaacatagAAATATACTCTACAAACAATTTAATAAATGGCACAGAGTGTCGGGCTGGTCCGGTATATGTGTACGATTACCATGGTCATCAGTTGTTGTACCACTGGAATGAATGTAATGAAATGTTTCGTGTATCTACAAATGATGGAAAGTACTTTCTTCAG TGGACGTCTGAGAATTACAACCATTGGAAATTATTACGTGGAAATCTGGTGTCACTGCGTATAACATGTCGGAAGAACGATTCAATAAATCATGTGAAGATTTCATCTTGCTTGCTCTTTCAGGTAGAAGGAACGTATTCCAAAG ATGCTGGTTTCAAGAAACCAAATGCAATCGTTTCAAAACATGCCTGTTCTTCTTCAACTGGTTATTTATCACATGGAAATAGTAGTATCATTGCTACAGCTTTTCGCGATAGTGTAAGC agaATACCACTAAACGTTGTGGCAGGTCTACTTGCAGGGATTGCGTCATTTAGCATCTGCTTCTTCTTTGGTGTCTTACTACTGTTAATCATGCACCGTAACAGAAAATTTAC GGAAAAAGAATATGCTGCTTTTAGTAAAGAAACACTGCTTCAAAGAGATGAAATCAAAG taCACTCTGACGAATCTCTATATTCAAAAATACATACCGAACCACATTACGAGAAGGTTTGGAGTCGACACAAGTTAGATAAATATATACATCATTTGGATggtgaaaactttatatatgaCGATGTTTCACAATGCACTCGAAAG TCAACAAGATGGCAGAGAGAACAAGAAACACAGTTGAATGACTTGCATATATCCGAGCGCAGATACGAGAATTTTAATAACCCGAGAAAGACAGTGTCCGTCTAA
- the LOC130626124 gene encoding uncharacterized protein LOC130626124, which yields MNLKIFYTVIWNVLFLAGYDGYTIFDVVRAASGVKDGVEPYVPVNYFANKNPLCFFTYCWDRAGKCMESYQCCECQCKSSKTFFSSSTSCYSGADMTSAMNDVVDEACHFVSKAMGYAYVPLFSDSKKFKNIEIYSADKYVENMISCQAGPVYVYDYHGHKLLYHWNECNEMFHLSKKNGKYFLQWTSDVESEWTAIKGQLLSVAVSCTSSNTTLTGPSYSSCFLFQVEGKYKQGDHWETPSKRPLHAKCPTTQPVTTQVSSTTETTRKVTKTAKVSSTQMVKTKTTVIAPLTFTTSSTTHNTTIAGKPDGKNDLRTVHIVSISGILVLVLVVLAVLLVVFFRCRKKRKLKNQSSTSVHLVREPAKPNTYVDHYAVPDAIIKPGRTDESGYLKPNNKEMVQYVDMDGIKEKSDICGGGHYASIPDANEYEDPLLVRKSSDMSKRPLPRKPTRDSMRQQLLENENPYYVTTDFCHAASQKSADDNDLYNIYSSVTDLRK from the exons atgaatttgaaaatattttacacAGTTATATGGAATGTCCTGTTTTTGGCTGGGTATGACGGTTATACCATATTTGACGTTGTTCGAGCAGCTAGTGGCGTAAAAGACGGAGTTGAACCCTATGTACCAGttaattattttgcaaacaaaaatccaCTTTGTTTTTTTACGTACTGTTGGGATCGGGCAGGGAAATGCATGGAATCATACCAATGTTGTGAATGTCAATGCAAGAgtagcaaaacatttttttcatcttcCACATCGTGTTACAGTGGAGCAGACATGACGAGTGCAATGAATGATGTTGTTG ATGAAGCATGTCATTTTGTTTCCAAAGCAATGGGATATGCTTATGTACCACTATTTTCTGattcaaagaaatttaaaaacattgaaatataTTCTGCCGATAAATATGTGGAGAACATGATATCGTGTCAGGCTGGTCCTGTATATGTTTATGATTACCATGGACATAAGCTGCTGTACCACTGGAATGAATGCAATGAGATGTTTCACCTCTCcaagaaaaatggaaaatattttcttcaa tggaCATCAGACGTAGAATCTGAGTGGACAGCAATTAAAGGCCAGCTATTATCCGTAGCTGTGAGTTGCACATCGAGTAATACAACACTTACTGGACCatcatattcatcatgtttccTCTTTCAAGTAGAAGGCAAATATAAACAAG GTGACCACTGGGAAACTCCATCTAAACGTCCATTGCATGCAAAGTGTCCAACAACACAACCAGTAACTACACAGGTCTCCTCCACAACAGAAACAACAAGAAAAGTGACAAAAACAGCAAAAGTGTCATCAACACAAAtggtgaaaacaaaaacaactgtAATAGCTCCACTAACATTTACAACATCATCTACAACGCATAATACTACA ATTGCTGGAAAACCAGATGGCAAAAACGACCTAAGAACTGTACATATTGTTTCTATAAGTGGAATCCTTGTTTTGGTTCTTGTGGTGCTGGCTGTGCTTCTTGTTGTGTTTTTCAGGTGTCGAAAGAAACGAAA ATTAAAGAACCAATCCAGTACTTCTGTTCATTTGGTCAGAGAACCTGCTAAAC CAAACACATACGTCGACCATTATGCTGTTCCAGATGCTATTATAAAACCag GCCGCACCGATGAATCTGGTTATTTAAAaccaaataataaagaaatggTGCAATATGTTGATATGGACGGCATAAAGGAGAAAAGTGACATATGCGGAGGAGGGCATTACGCAAGTATTCCTGACGCTAATGAATACGAAGATCCGCTACTTGTAAGAAAGAGTAGTGACATGTCCAAA CGGCCGTTACCACGAAAGCCAACACGAGACTCCATGAGACAACAATTACTGGAGAACGAGAATCCGTATTATGTAACAACAGATTTTTGTCATGCAGCTAGTCAGAAAAGCGCGGATGATAACGACTTGTATAACATATACAGCTCTGTTACTGACCTTCGTAAATGA